The Longimicrobium sp. genome segment CGCGGGCGAGTTCGCCACCGCGCAGCACGAGTTCGCGCGCGTGCTGGAGCTGGCGGAGGCGCAGAACGTTCCCTCCATGCGAGGCCGCGCGCTGAACGGGATGGGGGACCTGGCCCGGCTCAGCGGCAACATGGGCGAGGCTGAGCGCCTCTTTCACAGGGCGTACCGGTGCGGCGAGGAGTCCGGCGACCCGGTGCTGCTGGGGAACGCGGCACAGAACCTGGGGATCCTCGCCAACATCCGCGGCGACCTGCAGGGAGCGCGGGACTACTACCTCAAGGGGCTGGAGCACATCCGCCGGGGCGGAACCGAGAGCGGGCGCGTCACGGTGCTCAACAACCTGGGGATGCTGCACGTGGACCTGGGCGAGCTGGACCAGGCGGCGCGCCTCTTCGACGAAGCGCTGGAGATCTGCCAGCGCTTGGGCGACGTGGTGCGTGCCGGGATCATCCACGTCAACCGCGCCGAGCTCTACGTGGCCGCGGGCGACCTGCTGCGTGCACGGGAGAGCTGCGACGAGGGGTTCGAGATCTTCAGCCAGACTGGTGACAACCTCAACCAGGCGGAGGCGCTGCGCTTCTACGGCGTGATCTACCGGAAGAGTGGAAAGCCGCACCTGGCCGCCATCCACCTGCAGCGCGCGGCCGACATCGCCGCCCAGCGCGACCCGCTGCTGGAGGCGGAGGCGCAGCGTGAGCTGGCGCTGGTGCTGCGCGAGCTGGGGAGGAACCGCGACGCGCTCGCCGCGCTGAACCGCTCCCACACCCTCTTCACCGGGCTCCAGGCGCAGACGGACACCGCCGACATCCAGGGGCGGATCGACCAGCTGGAGACGGACTTCCTGGTGCTGGTGCAGCAGTGGGGCGAGTCTATCGAAGCCAAGGACCGCTACACGGTGGGGCACTGCCTGCGCGTGGCCGACTACGCGTGCCGGCTGGCGGAAAAGGTGGGGATCGCCCCGCACGAGATGGTGTGGTTCCGCATGGGGGCCTTTCTGCACGACCTGGGGAAGATCGAGGTGCCGGAGGAGGTGCTGAACAAGCCCGGCCGGCTGACCGACGAGGAGCGCGCCCTGATGGAGCGCCACCCGGTGACCGGCGAGGCGATGCTGGGAAGCGTGGACTTTCCGTGGGACATCCGCCCCATGGTGCGCTCGCACCACGAGCGGTGGGACGGCGGCGGCTACCCGGACCGGCTGGTGGGGGAGGCGATCCCCTTTTCCGCGCGCATCCTGCGCGTGGCCGACGTCTTCGACGCGCTGACCACCGCGCGCAGCTACCGCCGCCCCCTCACCCCCGCCGAGGCGATGGCGATCATGGTGGAGGACCAGGGCTCCTTCGACGCGCAGATCTTCGCCGCATTCCAGGAGCTCTTCCCGGAGCTGAGCGTCACCGCGGAACAGGCCTCCTCAATTTACCCCGACTAGCGATCATTCCGCGCCACCACTCATACAAGCCGTCCATTTTAGACGATGGCGGGCTCGCCGAGCTCCAGCTCCACGCCGCGGGTGCGGAGGAGCCGCTCGAGCGCCTCACCGATCTTGTTGTTGGGAGTGGAGGCCCCGGCGGTGATCCCCACCACCAGCGGCCCGGATGGGATCCAGTCCTCCGCCTCCGCCTCGGGCGCGTCGAGCGGGGTGCCGGCGGGCTTGAAGCGGATCGTCCCCCGCTCCGGATCGATGCAATCCGCGTCGGCGATGTGGTAGGTGACGGTGTGGCGGGCGCAGAGGATCGCCAGGTGGTTGGTGTTGGACGAGTTGTATCCCCCCACCACCAGCATCACGTCGGGCGGCCCCTGCGGCCCTTCCACCAGCTTCACCACCGCGTCCTGCCGCTCCTGCGTGGCTGAGCAGATGGTGTCGAAGGAGCGGAAGTGCGCCGCCAGGTCGTCCGCCCCGAAGCGCCGCGCCATCGACTTCCCCACCTCCGCCGCAATCGCCAGCGAGTCGCCGGAGAGCATCGTCGTCTGGTTGGCCACCCCGATGCGGTCCAGGTGGAGGTCGGGGTCAAAGCCGGCCGACGTCTTCCGCGCGAAGTGCTCCATGAACGCGTCGCGGGTGAGGGCCCCGGGGACGCGCTCCACGTAGTCCATCACCAGCCGCGCCTCGTCCATGTCGAAGACGATGACGTAGTGCCCGCCTGCGTGCTTGAGCGCCTGGCTGGCGGTGGCGCGCGTCTCCTCGTGGCGGTACTTGCCGTGGATGAGCGAGGTGTACCCGTCGCGCGCGTACTGCTCCACGCGCTTCCACACGTTCAGCACGCTGCCGCAGGTGGTGTCCACCAGCACGCAGCCGACCGTTTGGAGCCGCCGGAAGTCCTCGGTGGTGGCGCCGAAGGCGGGAAGGATCACCACGTCGTCCGGCGTCAGCCCGCCGAAGTCGAACTCGCCGTCCGCGCCGGGGCGCAGGAAGACGATCCCCATGCCGGTGAGGCGCTGGTTGATGTGCGGGTTGTGGATGATCTCGCCGAGGAGGAAGACGCGGCGGTCGGGGAAGTGGAGGCGCGTCTCGTACGCGTAGTCCACGGCCCGGTCGACGCCGTAGCAGAAGCCGAACTCCTCCGCGAGCCGTACCGTCACCTGGAGGTCGCCCTCGCCGAAGCGGTCCTCGTAGCCGCGCGCGCGGATCCGCTCCACCAGCGCGCTGTGGTACTCGGACCGGATGAGCGGCTCGATCTCCTTCTTCCGGCCGAAGCCGCGGCGAAAGTACGTCTGTTCCATCGGTGGGACGGGTACGGTGTGGGGGATAGGACGGCTCTGCGCTCAGTACCCGCGGGCGGTGCCGGAGTGCCGAGGGGTGCGTTAGTGCGTTAGTGCGGTCCGAGGGCCCGTCCCCCGCGGTTGTCATCCTGAGAGAGCCGCCTGCGCCGTACTCCGCGGCGCACGCCGGACTTTCTGCGGCGAAGGAAGGATCTAGCCGGCGAGGCAAGAGGCCCGGTGTGAACGACCAAGCCCGCGCAGTAGATCCTTCGCTCCGCGCCAGAGGGTGGAGCACCGGCGAGACAGGTGCGGCGCGTCACTCAGGATGACAGGAGAGGAGCGACCCGCACTCACGCACTCACGCACTCACGCACTCACGCACTCACGCACTCACGCACTCACGCACTCACGCACTCACGCACTCACGCAACTTCCTTCCCACCCGCCGCCTGTCGCAACGGCGGTGGGGGGAATACTTTTTGCCCCCCGCACGCGCAATCTGCACGGGCGACACAGACTCCGGGGGACGGGATGGCAGGGAGGCAGTCGAAGGGGAAGATGCTGGAGGGGGCGCCGCCCAAGCCGCGAGCCACGCGCCGCGCCGCCGACACCGGCAAGGGGAGCGGCACGCGCAACGCCGCCCTCGTCCTGCTGGCCGTCATCACCGTGGGCACGGTGGGGGCGATCGGCGGCTTCGCGTGGGCGATGTGGGGGCGGCTGGACCACGGCCTCCTGGCCCAGCGCGAGGCCGCCCGCCACCGCCCGGATTGGGTGCGGCTGGACGAGCTGCCGCGCCACGTTCCCGATGCCTTCACCGCCGTGGTGGACACCGCGTCGTTCCGGCGCGTGCCGCCCGAAGAGCGCGGCCGCAATCCCATGCTCTCGCGCGACCTGGTGCGCCAGGTGCATCGCCTGGCCAACGGCGGCGTGGGCGGCGACGCGCGCGAGCTGGTGATGTCGCCGCTTCTGGAGAACGCCCTCTCCAAGCGTGGGCTCTTCGAGCTGTACCTCAACCGCATCTCGATGGGGCGCACCGGCGACTGGCCGGTGTACGGCGTCTTCCACGCGTCGCGCGAGTACTTCGGCAAGGACCCGCGCAAGCTCTCGCTGGCAGAGGCGGCCACGCTGGCGGGGATCCTCCTTCCCCCCGCCCTTCCCTCGCCCGAGCAGAGCCCGGGGCCCGTGGGCGCGCGCCGCAATGAGGTGCTGCGGCGCATGCTGGAGGCGGGGCGCATCACCCCCGCCGCGTACCGCCAGGCCGCCCGCGAGCCGCTCGCCTTCCAGCCCGGCGCGGACTACGCCCCCATGGCGCGCCCCGTGGACTGGAAGCGCGAGCCGGAGGTCATCCGCCTGCCGCCGGAGCTGCGGCCGAGTCTGCAGCCGGACTCGGCCCAGGGGCCGGCTCCGGAGTAGCGCTCTCGGGGCGGGAGAGGTGCGCCTCCATCAGGCGCCACTCCCCGCGTTCGCGCACGAAGACGCCGCTCATCCGCAGCAGCACCGGGTCGGTGGCCGCCGAGGTGGAGAGGAGCTGCAGGTGGGTGGAGAACCACCCCATCCCCTGCGACGCGCTCACCCGCAGGTCCGGCGTGCGCACCACGGTGGGCGCCGCGATCGCCAGCTCCGCCACCGCCGCGCGCACCCCCGCCGCGCCGAAGCGCACCATCCCGTCGTTCCCCTCCACCCCCACCACCGCGGCCATGGAGTCCGGCGCCAGCGCCTGCACGGCGTCGCCGGTGTCCATCCGCCCCAGCGCCTCGGCGAAGACGCGCACTCGCGAGCGGATCTCGTTGGCGGCTTCCTGGCGGTCGACGACGGCCGGGTCAGGGTGGTTGTAGAACTCGGGCGGGGTGCGCTTCACGTCGCACCCGGCGAGGGCGGCGAGCGCGGCGGCGGCGGCTAGGGACCGGTACACGGTTCTCCGGGTGCACGTTACGAAAGGGCGCGGGGCTGTCCACAAGATGCGGTCACCCCTTTCCCTGTCAAGCCGCGCGCCACCGTGGCTGAAGTGTACCAGCCCCGCAAGTCCTTGACGCCCGGGCGGGGTGACGCCATCGTCCATCCGTTCCCGCTTGAGACCACGCATGTTTTTCGGCAGATGATCTGGTTCGGCAAGCTTTCCAAGATCTTCGAGGCTCCGGCCGGCTTCACGCTCGCGCCCGGCGGCGACGATGCCACGCGGATGGAGCAGGCGCTCCGCTGGGTGGCCGCGCGCGCGCCGCAGCTGGAGGGCGCCGCGCTGCTGGACGCCCTGGCCGGCACCGGCTGGGTGGACCGGGCGACCGCCGCGCGCCTCCTCCCCGCCTTTCGCGGCTTCGACGCGGACCGGGTGTTCGCCGAGTCGCTCCGCTCCCTCTCGCTCCGCGGCGACACGGCGGCCGACGAGTTCCGCGCCCGCGTGGGCCGCGTGGTGGAGGACCTGACGGGCGACGCGCGGCTGGACGCGCTCGGCCCCGAGCAGGCGATCCGCTTCAGCCACGGCGAGCGCCAGGGTGTGGTGCTCGCCTATCCGCAGGTGTCGTTTACGCTTGGCGGCTCCGCTATGAAGGCCGTCACCGCCGCCATCGAGGAGCTCCCCGACACGCTGGTGATCG includes the following:
- a CDS encoding HD domain-containing phosphohydrolase, encoding MNDDQQQRLDAASALERVGLWEEASRSLDAVYRSALEQQDFPTSMEALARLAYCHSRAGEFATAQHEFARVLELAEAQNVPSMRGRALNGMGDLARLSGNMGEAERLFHRAYRCGEESGDPVLLGNAAQNLGILANIRGDLQGARDYYLKGLEHIRRGGTESGRVTVLNNLGMLHVDLGELDQAARLFDEALEICQRLGDVVRAGIIHVNRAELYVAAGDLLRARESCDEGFEIFSQTGDNLNQAEALRFYGVIYRKSGKPHLAAIHLQRAADIAAQRDPLLEAEAQRELALVLRELGRNRDALAALNRSHTLFTGLQAQTDTADIQGRIDQLETDFLVLVQQWGESIEAKDRYTVGHCLRVADYACRLAEKVGIAPHEMVWFRMGAFLHDLGKIEVPEEVLNKPGRLTDEERALMERHPVTGEAMLGSVDFPWDIRPMVRSHHERWDGGGYPDRLVGEAIPFSARILRVADVFDALTTARSYRRPLTPAEAMAIMVEDQGSFDAQIFAAFQELFPELSVTAEQASSIYPD
- a CDS encoding nuclear transport factor 2 family protein, which gives rise to MYRSLAAAAALAALAGCDVKRTPPEFYNHPDPAVVDRQEAANEIRSRVRVFAEALGRMDTGDAVQALAPDSMAAVVGVEGNDGMVRFGAAGVRAAVAELAIAAPTVVRTPDLRVSASQGMGWFSTHLQLLSTSAATDPVLLRMSGVFVRERGEWRLMEAHLSRPESATPEPAPGPSPAADSAAAPAAGG
- a CDS encoding transglycosylase domain-containing protein; amino-acid sequence: MAGRQSKGKMLEGAPPKPRATRRAADTGKGSGTRNAALVLLAVITVGTVGAIGGFAWAMWGRLDHGLLAQREAARHRPDWVRLDELPRHVPDAFTAVVDTASFRRVPPEERGRNPMLSRDLVRQVHRLANGGVGGDARELVMSPLLENALSKRGLFELYLNRISMGRTGDWPVYGVFHASREYFGKDPRKLSLAEAATLAGILLPPALPSPEQSPGPVGARRNEVLRRMLEAGRITPAAYRQAAREPLAFQPGADYAPMARPVDWKREPEVIRLPPELRPSLQPDSAQGPAPE
- a CDS encoding 4-hydroxy-3-methylbut-2-enyl diphosphate reductase, coding for MEQTYFRRGFGRKKEIEPLIRSEYHSALVERIRARGYEDRFGEGDLQVTVRLAEEFGFCYGVDRAVDYAYETRLHFPDRRVFLLGEIIHNPHINQRLTGMGIVFLRPGADGEFDFGGLTPDDVVILPAFGATTEDFRRLQTVGCVLVDTTCGSVLNVWKRVEQYARDGYTSLIHGKYRHEETRATASQALKHAGGHYVIVFDMDEARLVMDYVERVPGALTRDAFMEHFARKTSAGFDPDLHLDRIGVANQTTMLSGDSLAIAAEVGKSMARRFGADDLAAHFRSFDTICSATQERQDAVVKLVEGPQGPPDVMLVVGGYNSSNTNHLAILCARHTVTYHIADADCIDPERGTIRFKPAGTPLDAPEAEAEDWIPSGPLVVGITAGASTPNNKIGEALERLLRTRGVELELGEPAIV